In Juglans microcarpa x Juglans regia isolate MS1-56 chromosome 7D, Jm3101_v1.0, whole genome shotgun sequence, the following are encoded in one genomic region:
- the LOC121239096 gene encoding 17.5 kDa class I heat shock protein-like: MSSIRVFFGDRRSNILDPFTLKLWVDPFEDFALRSSLTSARFSQCCRETSTFANVRIDWKETPEAHLLKVNLPGLKKEEVKVEVEDGRVLQISRERNSDNEDKNDTWHRLERNSGKFLRSLRLPENAKMNEIKATMENGVLTVTIPKEEVKKPDVRVVEISG; encoded by the coding sequence ATGTCGTCGATTCGAGTCTTTTTTGGAGACCGACGAAGCAATATCCTCGATCCTTTTACCCTCAAACTCTGGGTTGACCCTTTTGAAGACTTTGCCCTGCGTTCTTCACTAACTTCTGCCCGTTTTTCCCAGTGTTGTAGGGAAACCTCGACTTTTGCCAACGTTCGAATCGACTGGAAGGAGACACCAGAAGCCCACTTACTCAAGGTCAATCTTCCTGGGTTAAAGAAAGAGGAAGTGAAGGTTGAAGTTGAAGACGGAAGAGTGCTTCAAATAAGCAGAGAGAGGAATTCAGATAATGAAGACAAGAACGACACATGGCATAGGCTGGAGCGCAATAGTGGCAAGTTTTTGAGGAGTCTCAGGCTGCCGGAGAATGCAAAGATGAACGAGATTAAAGCTACAATGGAGAATGGAGTTCTCACCGTAACAATCCCTaaagaagaagtgaagaagCCTGATGTCAGGGTCGTTGAGATATCTGGCTAA
- the LOC121239100 gene encoding 18.1 kDa class I heat shock protein-like has translation MSLVPSSFCGRRSNVFNPFSLEIWDPFKSFPLASSSLSGSQFARENSAFVNSRVDWKESPEAHVIKADLPGLKKEEVKVEVEDDRVLQISGERNVEKEDKNDTWHRVERSSGKFLRRFRLPENAKMDDIKAAMENGVLTVTVPKAEVKKPVVKAIEISG, from the coding sequence ATGTCGTTGGTTCCAAGTTCATTTTGTGGCAGACGAAGCAATGTCTTCAATCCATTCTCGCTCGAAATATGGGATCCCTTTAAGAGTTTTCCACTCGCTTCTTCTTCTCTATCAGGATCTCAGTTTGCAAGGGAGAATTCTGCTTTCGTCAATTCTCGCGTGGATTGGAAGGAGAGCCCAGAAGCCCACGTGATCAAGGCGGATCTCCCGGGGCTCAAGAAGGAGGAAGTGAAGGTTGAAGTTGAAGACGATAGAGTGCTTCAGATAAGCGGGGAGAGGAATGTGGAGAAGGAAGACAAGAACGACACCTGGCATAGGGTGGAGCGCAGCAGTGGCAAGTTCTTGAGGAGGTTCAGGCTGCCAGAGAATGCAAAGATGGATGACATTAAGGCTGCGATGGAAAATGGGGTTCTCACTGTTACCGTTCCCAAAGCGGAGGTGAAGAAACCAGTCGTCAAGGCAATTGAAATTTCCGGTTGA